TTACTTGGAATTATCGGGTTGAGTTGGCATCATACCAGCTGAAAGACGTGgctcatatctggtacactcAGTTGAAGGAGAATAGGGGTGCAAATGCAGCTCCTATTACTTGGGAGTTCTTCAGTGAGACTTTTCTCTACAGTTTTTTCCCAATAAACTTGAGAGAAGCAAAGGCCCAAcaattcatgaacttgaggcagGGAAACATGACAGTCCAAGTGTATAGGCTGAAGTTTAACaaactctccaggtatgctcctcacatggttgctgactccagggctcagatgaataagttcttgtataGAGTATCAGATTTGGTGAAGACAGAGTGCAGAAATGCTATGTTGCTGGGAGATATGAATATCTataggcttatgactcatgctcaccAGGTTGAGcgtgataagcttagggaacaggctaaggaaaataagaaggctaggacagggaactatgactattctcagcaGAAATCGGGTGGTGGAAATTGCTCGCAGGGTCAGCAGAATTTTTCAGATCCATCCCCTTTAttagctagtgttccatcctccaagaataGGTATGAACAAAATGGCAGAGCACCAGGCTCTAAGTTTCAGGGAAGTGTTTCACGCACAACCAGTTACCCCACTTGCCCTAATTGTGGTAAGAGTCTTCCGGGTGTGTGTCTTGCAGGAAAAGAAAGATGTTTTAGATGTGGTCAGTCTGGTCACACGTTGAGGGATTGACCTTCTAGACAGGTCAAGAAAGTGGTAATGGTAAAGCTCAGTCTACAAATTCAGCAGCACCACCAAGTCGCCCAACTCAAcagggtaactcatctggtaCAGGTGGCGGTCAACGCCAGAACAGA
The DNA window shown above is from Solanum lycopersicum chromosome 11, SLM_r2.1 and carries:
- the LOC138339204 gene encoding uncharacterized protein; amino-acid sequence: MQVTWNYRVELASYQLKDVAHIWYTQLKENRGANAAPITWEFFSETFLYSFFPINLREAKAQQFMNLRQGNMTVQVYRLKFNKLSRYAPHMVADSRAQMNKFLYRVSDLVKTECRNAMLLGDMNIYRLMTHAHQVERDKLREQAKENKKARTGNYDYSQQKSGGGNCSQGQQNFSDPSPLLASVPSSKNRYEQNGRAPGSKFQGSVSRTTSYPTCPNCGQESGNGKAQSTNSAAPPSRPTQQGNSSGTGGGQRQNRLYAFQARQDQEGSPDVVTSTLRVFDLDVYALLDPGATLSFVTTCIAVEFSVSPETLSEPFSVFNLVDDPVIARWVYRNCPVIVSQKVT